A window of Phenylobacterium sp. NIBR 498073 genomic DNA:
GTGACCGCCGCCGGCCGCTCGGTCAGGCCATAGCCGCGCTGGTCGGGCGCGATCGCCCAGACGCCCGCCGCCTCGCAGGCCGCCAACTGGTGGCGCCACGAGAACGCCAGCTCCGGAAAGCCGTGGCAGAAGATCAGCGGCACGCCCTGGCCGCGCGGCCCGACTTCATAATAGGCCATGTCGATCCCGTTGACCTTGGCGTGCTGGACGGGCGGCATCTGGCGGGCGAGGGCGGTGGACATGGCGGGCTTCCTCCGAAGGTTTGGACGAGCTTGCCAGGGTTCCTCGCGCGGAAGGCAAGCGGCGCTTGGCGCGATCGGCGCGAATGACGCTAGAAGGAGCCAATGACCAGCACGCAAGCCGCCGTCGCCGCCGACCGCACCCCCTGGGGCCTGGTGTTCCTGCTCGGCGCGCTGACCGCCTTCGCGCCCATGTCGATCGACATGTACCTGCCCAGCCTGCCGGCCATCGGCGCCGACCTGCGGGCGACCTCGGCCCAGACGCAGGGAACGGTCGCGGCCTTCTTCGCCGGGATGGCGATCGGCCAGTTCTTCTACGGCCCGGCCTCGGACCGCTTCGGCCGCCGCGGGCCGATCCTGCTGGGCGTGGCGATCTATGTCGCCGCCTCAGTCGCCTGTGCGCTGGCCAGCTCCGGCGACATGCTGATCGCCGCCCGCTTCGTCCAGGCGCTCGGCGGCTGCGCCGGCGGGGTGGTGGCCCGCGCCGTGGTCCGCGACCGGTTCAACCACACCGAAACCGCGCGGATGCTGTCGCTGATGACCCTGATCATGGGGCTGGCGCCGATCCTCGCCCCGATGCTGGGCGGCCTGCTTCTGACGCTCGGCGGCTGGCGGCTGAATTTCTGGGCGCTGGCGGTGTTCGGCCTGGCCTGCGGTGCGGCGACCCTGCTGTGGCTCAAGGAATCGCGCTCGGCCGAGACCGCCGCCCAGGCCGCCGCTGAGAACCCGCTAAAGGCCTATCGGGCCTTGCTGCGCCAACCCCGCCTGGTCGGCTACGCCCTGGCCGGGGCGCTGAACGGCGCGACGCTGTTCACCTACATCTCGGCTTCGCCCGACCTGCTGATCGGGACCTACGGCATCTCTCCCCAGCATTTCGGCTGGGTGTTCGGCCTCAATGCCGCGGCGATCATCGGGGCCAGCCAGGTCAACCGCTATCTGCTGCGCCGGTCCACGCCCGACCAGGTGCTGGAACGGGCGAGCCAGGCGGCGGTGCTGGCCTCCATCGCCCTGGCGCTGGCCGCCCTGACCGGCTTCGGCGAGCGCTGGAGCATCCTGCCGCTGCTGTTCGTGCTGCTGGCCAGCTACGGCTTCATGCAGGGCAACACCATGGCCGGCGCGCTCAATGTCGACCCGCGGCGGGCCGGTTCGGTCTCGGCCCTGATGGGCGGAGCCTCGTTCGGCGTCGGGGCGCTGGCGGCCAGCCTGTCGGGCGCGTTCCATGACGGCACGCCGCGGCCGATGGCGGTGGTCATGGCGCTCGCGGTGATCGGCTCGGCCCTCGCGCTGCGCACCCTGGCCCTGCCGAAGGCCGCTCAGTCCTGAGGCTTCTGCAGGGCGGCCCAGGCCAGCACCGCCCAGCCGACCATGAACAGCAGCCCGCCGATCGGCGTGATCGCCCCGAACCAACGCGGCGCGCCCAGGGCCATGGCGAACAGCGATCCCGAGAAGATCGCGATTCCGCTGAGGAAGAGCGGCGGCGTCACCCGCGCCAGCCGACCGCCGGCGTTAACCACCACTACCGACGCGAAGACTGCCAAGGCGTGCAGGAAGGCGTAAGTTGCGCCCGTATGCATCCACTCCTTGGCCTTGGGATCAGTTACGCCATGGGCGGCGAAAGCGCCAAACGCGACGGCGAGAAGGCCACAGGCTGCGGCGGCGGACATCCAGATGCGCAGATTGCTCATGCCGTCTGCCTAGCGACTCCCGCTAGCATTGACCACAAGTACAGGGGGGGCGGGAAATGAACCCGGCATCGGTCGCCGATTATCGCGAGCTGGCCAGGCGGCGTCTGCCGCCGATGTTTTTCGAATACATCGACGGCGGCTCCTACGCCGAGGTGACGCTGGAACGGAACGTCGCCGACATCGAGGCGCTGGCCCTCCGCCAGCGGGTGATGCGCGACATGACCCAGCTTGACCTGTCGGTCGAGGTGCTGGGCCAGAAGATGGCCATGCCGATCGGGCTTTCGCCGGTGGGCATGGCCGGCATGTACGCTCGCCGCGGCGAGGTGCAGGCCGCCAGGGCCGCGGCCGCCGCCGGAGTGCCGTTCTGTCTGTCGACCGTCGGTGTCTGTTCGGTCGAGGAGGTCGCCGAGAGCGGAAAGGCCCCCTGGTTCCAGCTCTATATGCTCAAGGACCGCGGCTACATGCGCGAGCTGCTGGGCCGGGCCAAGGCCGCCGGCTGCCCGGTGCTGGTGTTCACCGTCGACCTGCCGCTGCCGGGCGCGCGCTATCGCGACATCCGCTCGGGCTTCACCGGCGCCACGGCCCTTTCCGGGGCGCTGAACACCGCCTGGCAGGGGGTGACGCACCCCGAATGGCTGTGGGACGTCTGGCTCAACGGCCGCCCCCACAGCCTCGGTTCGGTGGCTGGGGCGATTCCCCAAGGGCGCAGCGTCACCGACTTCCTCAGCTGGATCGCAAAAAATTTTGATCGATCGGTCACCTGGGCCGACCTCGATTTCGTCCGCCAGGTTTGGGACGGCCCGATCGTGATCAAGGGCGTGCTCGACCCCGAGGACGCGCGCGATGCGGTCCGCGCCGGCGCCCAGGGCCTGGTGGTCTCCAACCACGGCGGACGTCAGCTCGACGGCGTGCGCTCGTCGATTTCGGCCCTTCCGGCCATCGTCGATGCCGTCGGAGATGACCTGGAAGTCCTTATGGACGGCGGGATTCGCTCGGGTCTCGACGTGCTGAAGGCGTTGAGCCTGGGAGCGAAGGCCTGCTTCATCGGCCGGGCCTGGGCCTATGCGCTGGGGGCAGGGGGGCGGCCGATGGTCGCCAAGATGCTGGGAACCCTCCGCGCCGAGCTCTCCACGGCCATGGTGCTGACCGGCTGCGTCGCCGCGCGAGACGCCGATAAGTTGCTACTAGACGTCGCACCTTAGAAAATCTTTTCAATTTGAGGCGCGCAGGCCCATCGACAAGGGCTGATCTTGCCGGGTAAATGCCCGCCGAATTTGCGCGCAACAACGGTCGCCGAAAGCCGGCCCTGCTGCGTGCCTGAGTTTTGAGAGCGAGGTATCCGGATGGGAGCTCCCGAGCGGCAAGGTCTTTACGACCCGCGCAACGAACACGATGCGTGCGGCGTGGGTTTCGTGGCCAATATTAAAGGTCGCAAATCGCACGAGGTCGTGACCTCCGGCCTCGAGATCCTGATCAACCTCGATCACCGCGGCGCGGTCGGCGCCGACCCGCTGGTCGGCGACGGCGCCGGGATTCTGATTCAAATTCCCGATGCATTGATCCGCGACTGGGCGGCCAAGGAAGGCGTCGATCTCCCGCCGGCCGGCGAATACGCCGTGGCCATGTGCTTCCTGCCTAGCGACGACGCCGCGCGCGACGTCGTGATGGCGCAGTTCGAGCACTTCCTGAAGGTCGAGCATCAGCCATTGCTGGGCTGGCGCGACGTCCCGGTGAACACTGACGGTCTCGGCGCTGCCGTGCTCGCCGACATGCCGGTGATCCGCCAGGCGATCATCGGCCGCGGCCCGAACATCCGCAGCCAGGACGCGCATGAGCGCAAGCTGCTGGCGGTCCGCAAGCAGACCCAGAACCCGCTGGCGGAGCTGGCCGTGAAGCACGGCATTCCCAGCATCGCCAACCTCTATATGCCGTCGCTGTCGACCCGCACCGTGGTCTACAAGGGCCTGCTGCTCGCCGATCAGGTCGGCACCTTCTACAAGGACTTGCAGGACGAGCGCTGCGAGAGCGCCCTGGCCCTGGTTCACCAGCGTTTCTCGACCAACACCTTCCCGTCCTGGAAGCTGGCGCACCCCTATCGGTTCATCGCCCACAACGGCGAGATCAACACCGTCCGCGGCAACGTGAACTGGATGAACGCGCGCCGGCGCACGCTGGAAAGCGACCTGCTGGGGCCCGATCTCAACAAGATGTGGCCGCTGATCCCGCACGGCCAGTCGGACACCGCCTGCCTCGACAACGCGCTCGAGCTGCTGGTCGCCGGCGGCTATCCGCTGGCCCATGCGGTGATGATGCTGATCCCGGAAGCCTGGGCCGGCAATCCGCTGATGGACGCCAAGCGCAAGGCCTTCTACGAGTACCACGCAGCGCTGATGGAGCCGTGGGACGGCCCGGCCGCCGTCGCCTTCACCGACGGCCGCCAGATCGGCGCCACCCTCGACCGCAACGGCCTGCGTCCGGCCCGTTTCATCATCACCGACCAGGACCATGTGATCATGGCTTCGGAAGTCGGCGTGCTGACGGTCCCGGAGGAGCGCATCGTCCGCAAGTGGCGTCTGCAGCCTGGCAAGATGTTGCTGATCGACATGGAAGAAGGCCGCATCATCGAGGACGAGGAGATCAAGCGCTCCCTGTCCGAGGCCGAGCCCTACGCTGACTGGCTGCGCGACACCCAGTTCAAGCTGGAAGAGCTGCCCGAGATCGCCTTCAACGAGGCGCTGTCGAACGACGCGGCCCAGCTGCTCGATCGCCAGCAGGCCTTCGGCTACACCCAGGAAGACGAACAGTTCTTCCTGGCGCCGATGGCGACCACCGGCGAAGATCCGATCGGCTCGATGGGCGCCGACACCCCGATCGCCGTGCTCTCGAAGCGCTCGAAGCTGCTCTACGACTACTTCAAGCAGAACTTCGCCCAGGTCACGAACCCGCCCATCGACCCGATCCGCGAGGAACTGGTCATGAGCCTGGTCTCGATGATCGGTCCGCGCCCGAACCTGCTCGGCCGCCACGCCGGCACTCATAAGCGCCTGGAAGTCTCCCAGCCGATCCTCACCAATGAGGACCTGGCCAAGATCCGCTCGATCAGCGAACTGCTGGACGGCTCGTTCCGCACGGCCACCATCGACACCACCTGGGCGGCCGCCGACGGCGCCGAGGGGCTGGACCGGGCGCTGGACCGTCTGTGCCGCGAGGCCACCGACAACGTCCTGGCCGACAAGAACATCCTGATCCTGTCCGACCGCCGCGTCGGCTCGGACCGCATCCCGATCCCGGCGGCGCTGGCCACCGCCGCCGTGCACCATCACCTGATCCGCCAGGGCCTGCGCATGCAGACCGGCCTGGTGATCGAGACCGGCGAAGCGCGCGAAGTGCATCACTTCTGCGTCCTGGCCGGCTACGGGGCCGAGGCGGTGAACCCGTACCTGGCGTTCGAGACGCTCGAGAACCTGCGCCAGCGCGAGGGCATCGCGCTGTCGGCCTACGAGGTCCGCAAGAACTACATCAAGGCTATTGGCAAGGGCGTGCTGAAGGTGATGTCCAAGATGGGCATCTCGACCTACCAGTCGTACTGCGGCGCCCAGATCTTCGACGCCGTCGGCCTGTCGTCCGAGCTGATCGAGACCTACTTCACCGGCACCGCCACCACGATCGAAGGCATCGGCCTGGCGCAGATCGCCGAGGAGTCGGTGCGCCGTCACCGCGACGCCTACGGCGACAATCCGATCTACGCGACCATGCTGGACGTCGGCGGCAGCTATGCCTTCCGTCTGCGCGGCGAGCATCACGCCTGGACCCCGGAAACCGTCTCCAAGCTGCAGCACGCGGTTCGCGGCGGCCGTTCGGACGACTACCGCGCCTTCGCCGAGGGCATCAACGATCAGTCCGAGCGCCTGCTGACCATTCGCGGTCTGATGCGCTTCAACTTCAACGAGACGCCGGTTCCGATCGAAGAGGTCGAGCCGGCCAGCGAGATCGTCAAGCGCTTCGCCACCGGCGCGATGAGCTTCGGCTCGATCAGCCGTGAAGCCCACACCACGCTCGCCGTGGCCATGAACCGCATCGGCGGCCGCTCCAACACCGGCGAGGGCGGCGAGGAAGCAGACCGCTTCAAGCCGCTGCCGAACGGCGACTCGATGCGTTCGGCCATCAAGCAGGTGGCCTCGGGCCGCTTCGGCGTCACCGCCGAGTACCTGGTCAATGCCGACGACATCCAGATCAAGATGGCCCAGGGCGCCAAGCCTGGCGAGGGCGGTCAGCTGCCCGGCCACAAGGTCGACAAGAACATCGCCCGGGTCCGGCACTCGACGCCGGGCGTCGGCCTGATCAGCCCGCCGCCGCACCACGACATCTATTCGATCGAGGATCTGGCCCAGCTGATCCACGACCTGAAGAACGTTAATTCGGGCGCCCGCATCTCGGTGAAGCTGGTGTCGGAAGTCGGCGTCGGCACGGTCGCCGCCGGGGTGGCCAAGGCCCGCGCCGACCACATCACCATCTCGGGCTTCGAGGGCGGCACCGGCGCGTCGCCGCTGACCTCGCTGGTCCATGCCGGCTCGCCCTGGGAGATCGGCCTGGCCGAGACCCAGCAGACCCTGCTGCTCAACGGCCTGCGCACCCGCGTCGCGGTCCAGGCGGACGGCGGCCTGCGCACCGGCCGTGACGTCGCCATCGCCGCCCTGCTGGGCGCCGACGAGTTCGGCTTTGCGACCGCCCCGCTGATCGCCGCCGGCTGCATCATGATGCGCAAGTGCCACCTCAATACCTGCCCGGTGGGCGTGGCGACCCAGGATCCGGTGCTGCGCGCGCGCTTCACCGGCCAGCCCGAGCACGTGATCAACTACTTCTTCTTCGTGGCCGAGGAACTGCGCGAGATCATGGCCTCGCTCGGCTTCCGGACGGTCAACGAGATGGTCGGCCGTGTCGACCGCCTCGACGCCCGCGAGGCCGTCGATCACTGGAAGGCCGAAGGCGTCGACCTATCCAAGCTGCTCTATGCGGCGGCTCCGGAAGGCGCCAAGGGCCTCTGGAACATGGACCGCCAGGACCATGGCCTGGGCAAGGCGCTGGACAACACTCTGATCGCCGACGCCGCTCCGGCGCTGGAGAGGGGTGAGCCGGTGGTGCTCGAATACCCGATCAAGAACATCAACCGCACCGCCGGCGCGATGCTCTCGGGCGAGGTGGCCAAGCGCTACGGTCATGCGGGCCTGCCGGAAGACACCATCGCCATCAAGTTCCGCGGCCAGGCCGGCCAGAGCTTCGGGGCCTTCGCGGCCCGCGGCGTGACGCTGGAACTGACCGGCGACGGCAACGACTATGTCGGCAAGGGTCTGTCGGGCGGCCGCGTGGTCGTGCGTCAGCCGGCCGAGGCGCGTCGCGACCCGACCCAGAACATCATCGCCGGCAACACCGTGCTCTACGGCGCCATCGCCGGCGAGGCCTACATCCAGGGCGTGGCCGGCGAACGCTTCGCCGTCCGCAACTCCGGCGCCGTCACCGTCGTCGAGGGCGTGGGCGACCACGGCTGCGAGTACATGACCGGCGGCGTGGTCGTCGTCCTGGGAGACACCGGCCGCAACTTCGCGGCCGGCATGTCCGGCGGCGTGGCCTATGTCTACGATCCCAAGGGCCGCTTCGCCGACCTCTGCAACAAGGCGATGGTCGACCTCGAAAAGGTCGAGCCCGCGACCCCGGCGACCCGAGAGGACGAGCCGTTCCGGCCGAGCCAGCGTTCGCTGTCGGTCGACAACAACGGCATGGGCGACGTGCTCCGCTTCGACGCCGAACGTCTGCGCATCCTGATCGAGCGTCATCACCTCTACACGGGGTCGGAGCGTGCTCGTCAGATTCTGGAAAACTGGGACCAGACCCTCGGCTCGTTCGTGAAGGTCATGCCCAAGGATTACCGCCGCGCGCTGGAGGAAATGGCCGCGGAACGTCAGGCGGCTGCGGCCGTCGCGGCGGAATAGTCAGAGAGTCGGAGGACAGCATCATGGGTAAGGTCACCGGCTTTCTCGAGATCGAGCGCCAGGAACGGACTTACGAGGCGCCGCAGGAGCGCCTGAAGAACTGGAAGGAATTCGTCCACCCCATGCCGGCGGCGGACGTCTCCAAGCAGGCCGCGCGCTGCATGGATTGCGGGATTCCGTTCTGCCACCAGGGTTGCCCGGTCAACAATCAGATCCCGGACTTCAACAACCTAGTCTATCGCGACCAATGGAAAACGGCGCTGGAGAACCTCCAGTCGACCAACAACTTCCCGGAGTTCACCGGACGTGTGTGCCCGGCGCCCTGCGAGGCGTCGTGCACCCTGAACATCATCGACACTCCGGTCGCCATCAAGACGGTCGAGTGCGAGATCGTCGATCGCGGCTGGCAGGAAGGCTGGATCAAGCCGCAGATGTCGCCGCGCGGCACCGGCAAGCGCGTCGCCGTCGTCGGCTCGGGACCGGCGGGCCTGGCCTGCGCCCAGCAACTGGCCCGCGCCGGTCACGCCCCGACCGTGTTCGAAAAGAACGACCGGATCGGCGGCCTGCTGCGCTACGGCATCCCGGACTTCAAGATGGAGAAGCACCTCATCGACCGCCGCGTGGCGCAGATGGAAGGTGAGGGCGTGATCTTCCGGACCAACTTCGAGGTCGGCAAGACCGTCTCGGTCCAGCGCCTGCTCGACGACTATGACGTGCTGGTCATGGCCGGCGGCGCGGAAGATCCGCGCGACCTGCCGATCCCCGGCCGCGAACTGGCCGGCGTCCATTTCGCGATGGACTTCCTGACCCAGCAGAACAAGCGCAACGCCGGCGACGACGAGCTGCGCGCCGCCCCCACCGGCGGCATCTCGGCCACCGGCAAGCATGTCGTGGTCATCGGCGGCGGCGACACCGGCAGCGACTGCATCGGCACCTCGAACCGCCATGGCGCGGTCCAGGTCACCCAGCTGGAAATCATGCCGCAGCCGCCGGTTCGCGAGAACAAGCAGCTGACCTGGCCCGACTGGCCGCTGAAGCTGCGCACCTCGTCGAGCCACGAAGAGGGCTGCGAGCGCGACTTTGCGGTGTCGGCCAAGCGCTTCATCGGTTCGAATGGCAAGATCGAAGCGGTCGAGTGCGTCCGTGTCGAATGGGTCGCGGGGGCCGACGGTCGCCAGACCCTGCAGGAAATCGCCGGCAGCGAGTTCCTGATCAAGGCCGACCTGGTGCTGCTGGCCATGGGCTTCGTCGGCCCGCGCCACAACGAGTTCATCGCCCAGTCGGGCGCCGAGCTCGACCCGCGCGGCAACGTCAAGGCCCCGGTCAGCGACTACAAGACCACCTCGGCCAACATCTTCTCGTGCGGCGACATGCGTCGCGGCCAGTCGCTGGTGGTCTGGGCGATCCGCGAAGGGCGGCAGTGCGCCCAGGCGGTCGACGAGTACCTGATGGGGACCAGCAAGCTTCCCCGCTGACGCTTAGGCGTTGAGGCCGGCGAGCGACGCGGCGGGAGCGTGACAGCTTCAAGTGGAAGCCGGTTGAAGCGACCGTCACGCTCTACTCTTTGAAGCTGGACCCTTTCATCCCGGTTCAGGTGATTTCACCTGAACCGGAAAGGGTCTAGGGCAGGGACATGATCCGTTCCTGCCTGACCGCGCTGGCCGCCGTCCTCGTCCTGTCGCCTGTCGCCGAGGCCCAAGAGCCGGCGGCCGAGGCCCAGACCGTTTATCGCAACTTCACGCTCATCGACGGGACCGGCGCGCCGGCCCGCGCGGGCATGAACATCCTTGTCCGCGGGGAGCGGATCGAGCGGGTCTGGAAGGAGGGCGAGATCGCCTTCAAGCTGGCGCCGACCACCCGCGTCGTCGATATGAGCGGCAAGTACATGCTGCCGGGCCTCACCGACAGCCACCAGCACCTGGCCACGCCGCCGAACCGCCGCTTCGCCGAGGCCCAGCTCAAGCGCGACCTCTACAGCGGGATCACCTCGACCCGCGACATGGCCGACGACCTGCGCAACATCGCCGACCTGGCCCGCGCGGCGCGGATCGGCGAGATCCCTGCGCCGGACATCCACTACGCCGCCCTGATGGCGGGCCCCTCGTTCTTCGACGACCCGCGCGTCGGCGCCGCCTCGCTGGGCGCGGTGGGCGGCCAGGTTCCCTGGATGCGGGCGATCGGCCCGGACACCGATATCCGTCAGGCGGTGGCCGAGGCCAAGGGGACCAGCGCCACGGCGATCAAGATCTACGCGAACCTGCCGGGCGACGAGGTCGCGCGCATCACCGCCGAGGCCCATCGCCAGGGGCTGCAGGTCTGGACGCACGGCGCGGTCTTCCCGGCCACGCCGGCCCAGGTCCTGGCCGCGCGGCCCGACAGCGTCAGCCACGTCTGCATGCTGGCCTATCAGGTCTCAGACCAGATCCCGACCGGCTATCACCGCCGCGCCGCCGTGCAGGAGGAGAAGTTCGTCGGCGGCGTGAACCCGCAGATCGCCCCGCTGCTGGCCACGATGCGCCAGGGCGGGGTCGTTCTCGACGCTACGGTCCGCATCTACGAGGCGATGAAGACCCGGCCCAGCAAGCCCTATTGCTCGGTCGAACTCGCCGCGCAGCTGACCGCACAGGCCCTGAAGGCTGGCGTGACGATCTCGGCCGGCACCGATGGCTTCTCCAATCCGGTGGCCGCCTATCCGGCGCTCTACGAGGAGCTCGAGCTTCTGGTCGACAAGTCCGGCTTCTCGCCGATGCAGGCGATCGTCGCGGCGACCCGCAACGGCGCGCTGGCGGTCAGCAAGAGCCCGGACTTCGGGACCATCGAGGCGGGCAAGCTCGCCAATCTGGTGTTCACCGGTCAGGACCCGAGCCGGGATATCCGCGCCCTGCGCACCATCACCCTGACCGTCAAGCGCGGGAAGGACTATCCCCGCGCCGACTTCGACCCGGCCGCGGACGTCGCCGCCCGCGCCATGGTCGACGACTGACCTCCGTCAGCCCATGAACCGCCCGGCCGCCCAGTAGGTCAGGGCGCCGATGATCGCCGCGGCCGGCAGGGTCACGACCCAGGCCGTGACGATCTCCTTGGCCACGCCCCAGCGCACAGCCGAGACCCGCTTGGCCGCGCCGACGCCGACGATGGCGCCGGTGATGGTGTGGGTGGTCGAGACCGGCACGCCCAGGCTGGTGGCGGCGAACAGGGTGATCGCCCCGCCGGTCTCGGCGCAGAAGCCCTGCATGGGGGTCAGGCGGGTGATCCGCGAACCCATGGTATGGACGATCCGCCAGCCGCCGAACAGCGTGCCCAGGCCCATGGCCGCCTGGCAGGACAGCACCACCCACAGCGGTACGTGGAACTCGCCGCTCGACGGACCCATGCCGTGCGCGATCAGCAGGGCGGCGATGATGCCCATGGTCTTCTGGGCGTCGTTGCCGCCGTGGCCCAGCGAATAGAGCGAGGCCGAGACGAACTGCAGTTTTCGGAACACCCCGTCGACCGCGAACGGCGTCAGCCGCACGAACAGCCATGAGACGATCAACACCAGGAACAGCGCGAGGATGAAGCCCGTCGCCGGCGACAGCACGATGGCGAACAGGGTCTTGGAGAGGCCGCCCCACATGACGGCGCCCATCCCGGCCTTGGCGATGCCCGCGCCGACCAGCCCGCCG
This region includes:
- a CDS encoding multidrug effflux MFS transporter — translated: MTSTQAAVAADRTPWGLVFLLGALTAFAPMSIDMYLPSLPAIGADLRATSAQTQGTVAAFFAGMAIGQFFYGPASDRFGRRGPILLGVAIYVAASVACALASSGDMLIAARFVQALGGCAGGVVARAVVRDRFNHTETARMLSLMTLIMGLAPILAPMLGGLLLTLGGWRLNFWALAVFGLACGAATLLWLKESRSAETAAQAAAENPLKAYRALLRQPRLVGYALAGALNGATLFTYISASPDLLIGTYGISPQHFGWVFGLNAAAIIGASQVNRYLLRRSTPDQVLERASQAAVLASIALALAALTGFGERWSILPLLFVLLASYGFMQGNTMAGALNVDPRRAGSVSALMGGASFGVGALAASLSGAFHDGTPRPMAVVMALAVIGSALALRTLALPKAAQS
- a CDS encoding DUF423 domain-containing protein, with the translated sequence MSNLRIWMSAAAACGLLAVAFGAFAAHGVTDPKAKEWMHTGATYAFLHALAVFASVVVVNAGGRLARVTPPLFLSGIAIFSGSLFAMALGAPRWFGAITPIGGLLFMVGWAVLAWAALQKPQD
- a CDS encoding L-lactate dehydrogenase, with protein sequence MNPASVADYRELARRRLPPMFFEYIDGGSYAEVTLERNVADIEALALRQRVMRDMTQLDLSVEVLGQKMAMPIGLSPVGMAGMYARRGEVQAARAAAAAGVPFCLSTVGVCSVEEVAESGKAPWFQLYMLKDRGYMRELLGRAKAAGCPVLVFTVDLPLPGARYRDIRSGFTGATALSGALNTAWQGVTHPEWLWDVWLNGRPHSLGSVAGAIPQGRSVTDFLSWIAKNFDRSVTWADLDFVRQVWDGPIVIKGVLDPEDARDAVRAGAQGLVVSNHGGRQLDGVRSSISALPAIVDAVGDDLEVLMDGGIRSGLDVLKALSLGAKACFIGRAWAYALGAGGRPMVAKMLGTLRAELSTAMVLTGCVAARDADKLLLDVAP
- the gltB gene encoding glutamate synthase large subunit; translated protein: MGAPERQGLYDPRNEHDACGVGFVANIKGRKSHEVVTSGLEILINLDHRGAVGADPLVGDGAGILIQIPDALIRDWAAKEGVDLPPAGEYAVAMCFLPSDDAARDVVMAQFEHFLKVEHQPLLGWRDVPVNTDGLGAAVLADMPVIRQAIIGRGPNIRSQDAHERKLLAVRKQTQNPLAELAVKHGIPSIANLYMPSLSTRTVVYKGLLLADQVGTFYKDLQDERCESALALVHQRFSTNTFPSWKLAHPYRFIAHNGEINTVRGNVNWMNARRRTLESDLLGPDLNKMWPLIPHGQSDTACLDNALELLVAGGYPLAHAVMMLIPEAWAGNPLMDAKRKAFYEYHAALMEPWDGPAAVAFTDGRQIGATLDRNGLRPARFIITDQDHVIMASEVGVLTVPEERIVRKWRLQPGKMLLIDMEEGRIIEDEEIKRSLSEAEPYADWLRDTQFKLEELPEIAFNEALSNDAAQLLDRQQAFGYTQEDEQFFLAPMATTGEDPIGSMGADTPIAVLSKRSKLLYDYFKQNFAQVTNPPIDPIREELVMSLVSMIGPRPNLLGRHAGTHKRLEVSQPILTNEDLAKIRSISELLDGSFRTATIDTTWAAADGAEGLDRALDRLCREATDNVLADKNILILSDRRVGSDRIPIPAALATAAVHHHLIRQGLRMQTGLVIETGEAREVHHFCVLAGYGAEAVNPYLAFETLENLRQREGIALSAYEVRKNYIKAIGKGVLKVMSKMGISTYQSYCGAQIFDAVGLSSELIETYFTGTATTIEGIGLAQIAEESVRRHRDAYGDNPIYATMLDVGGSYAFRLRGEHHAWTPETVSKLQHAVRGGRSDDYRAFAEGINDQSERLLTIRGLMRFNFNETPVPIEEVEPASEIVKRFATGAMSFGSISREAHTTLAVAMNRIGGRSNTGEGGEEADRFKPLPNGDSMRSAIKQVASGRFGVTAEYLVNADDIQIKMAQGAKPGEGGQLPGHKVDKNIARVRHSTPGVGLISPPPHHDIYSIEDLAQLIHDLKNVNSGARISVKLVSEVGVGTVAAGVAKARADHITISGFEGGTGASPLTSLVHAGSPWEIGLAETQQTLLLNGLRTRVAVQADGGLRTGRDVAIAALLGADEFGFATAPLIAAGCIMMRKCHLNTCPVGVATQDPVLRARFTGQPEHVINYFFFVAEELREIMASLGFRTVNEMVGRVDRLDAREAVDHWKAEGVDLSKLLYAAAPEGAKGLWNMDRQDHGLGKALDNTLIADAAPALERGEPVVLEYPIKNINRTAGAMLSGEVAKRYGHAGLPEDTIAIKFRGQAGQSFGAFAARGVTLELTGDGNDYVGKGLSGGRVVVRQPAEARRDPTQNIIAGNTVLYGAIAGEAYIQGVAGERFAVRNSGAVTVVEGVGDHGCEYMTGGVVVVLGDTGRNFAAGMSGGVAYVYDPKGRFADLCNKAMVDLEKVEPATPATREDEPFRPSQRSLSVDNNGMGDVLRFDAERLRILIERHHLYTGSERARQILENWDQTLGSFVKVMPKDYRRALEEMAAERQAAAAVAAE
- a CDS encoding glutamate synthase subunit beta, with amino-acid sequence MGKVTGFLEIERQERTYEAPQERLKNWKEFVHPMPAADVSKQAARCMDCGIPFCHQGCPVNNQIPDFNNLVYRDQWKTALENLQSTNNFPEFTGRVCPAPCEASCTLNIIDTPVAIKTVECEIVDRGWQEGWIKPQMSPRGTGKRVAVVGSGPAGLACAQQLARAGHAPTVFEKNDRIGGLLRYGIPDFKMEKHLIDRRVAQMEGEGVIFRTNFEVGKTVSVQRLLDDYDVLVMAGGAEDPRDLPIPGRELAGVHFAMDFLTQQNKRNAGDDELRAAPTGGISATGKHVVVIGGGDTGSDCIGTSNRHGAVQVTQLEIMPQPPVRENKQLTWPDWPLKLRTSSSHEEGCERDFAVSAKRFIGSNGKIEAVECVRVEWVAGADGRQTLQEIAGSEFLIKADLVLLAMGFVGPRHNEFIAQSGAELDPRGNVKAPVSDYKTTSANIFSCGDMRRGQSLVVWAIREGRQCAQAVDEYLMGTSKLPR
- a CDS encoding amidohydrolase family protein, translating into MIRSCLTALAAVLVLSPVAEAQEPAAEAQTVYRNFTLIDGTGAPARAGMNILVRGERIERVWKEGEIAFKLAPTTRVVDMSGKYMLPGLTDSHQHLATPPNRRFAEAQLKRDLYSGITSTRDMADDLRNIADLARAARIGEIPAPDIHYAALMAGPSFFDDPRVGAASLGAVGGQVPWMRAIGPDTDIRQAVAEAKGTSATAIKIYANLPGDEVARITAEAHRQGLQVWTHGAVFPATPAQVLAARPDSVSHVCMLAYQVSDQIPTGYHRRAAVQEEKFVGGVNPQIAPLLATMRQGGVVLDATVRIYEAMKTRPSKPYCSVELAAQLTAQALKAGVTISAGTDGFSNPVAAYPALYEELELLVDKSGFSPMQAIVAATRNGALAVSKSPDFGTIEAGKLANLVFTGQDPSRDIRALRTITLTVKRGKDYPRADFDPAADVAARAMVDD
- a CDS encoding inorganic phosphate transporter encodes the protein MELLAGYGPLLIFLIFVALAFDFLNGLHDAANSIATIVATRVLPPFIAVAWAAFFNFIAFLFFGLHVAKTVGAGLVMPELISDGLIFSALIGAIGWNLLTWWAAIPSSSSHALIGGLVGAGIAKAGMGAVMWGGLSKTLFAIVLSPATGFILALFLVLIVSWLFVRLTPFAVDGVFRKLQFVSASLYSLGHGGNDAQKTMGIIAALLIAHGMGPSSGEFHVPLWVVLSCQAAMGLGTLFGGWRIVHTMGSRITRLTPMQGFCAETGGAITLFAATSLGVPVSTTHTITGAIVGVGAAKRVSAVRWGVAKEIVTAWVVTLPAAAIIGALTYWAAGRFMG